DNA from Microbacterium foliorum:
CGCACCCCCGCGAAGTACCGGTCGATGCCGAGTTCACCTGCGACGGAGGCGGCGACCGCGTCGGCGTCACCGGTGATCATGACCACCTGCACGCCGCGCGCGTGGAGGGCATCGACGGCGGGCCGAGACTCCGGACGTATCTCATCGGCCAGGCGCAGGGCACCCGCCACCTGACCGTCGACGAGGACGTGGAGGATGATCGCACCCTCACGTCGCCACTCGTCGGCGACGGGGAGCTCCTGGGCGTGTTCCTGCTCGAGCAGGTACGGGCCGCCGACCTGCACGAGGCGTCCGTCTACGCGCGCGCGGACCCCCACGGCAGGAGAGGACTCGAAGTCCGAGGAGGCAGGAACGGCAGAGGTCTTCTCCTTCGCGGCGTTCACGATCGCACGTGCGAGGGGATGCTCGGAGTCCACTTCCGCCGCGGCAGCCGATGCGAGCAGTCGATCAGCGTCGGTTCCCGGTGCGGGGTCGATCGCCGTCACTGCGGGGGCGCCCTTGGTGAGCGTGCCCGTCTTGTCGAACAGCACGGTGTCGATGGTGCGCATGCTCTCCAGCGCGAGGCGATCTTTGATCAGCACACCCCCGCGAGCAGCCCGCTCGGTCGCGATCGACACGACGAGTGGAATCGCCAGACCCAGCGCGTGCGGGCAGGCGATCACGAGCACGGTGATCGTGCGGATCACGGCCGCATCGGGCATGCCGACCGCCGTCCAGACGATCGCGGTGATCGCCGCAGCGCCGAGCGCGAACCAGAACAACCAGCCTGCCGCTCTGTCCGCGAGCCGCTGCGCCCGCGACGACGAACTCTGTGCTTCGGTCACCAGCTTCCGGATACCCGCCAGGGCGGTGTCCTCGCCGATGGCGGTGATCTCCACCCGCACACCGGAATCGGTGGCGACGGTACCGGCGATCACCTGGTCGCCGTCGCTGCGGCGCACCGGCCGGGACTCGCCGGTGATCATCGACTCGTCGATGCTCGCCGAGCCCTGCACGATCTGCCCGTCCGCGGGAATCCGCCCGCCGGGGCGCACCACCACCACATCGCCCACCTGCAGATCGGACGGGGCGACTGTGACCGTCGTGTCGCCTTCGATCCTCTCCGCCTCATCGGGCAGCAATGCAGCCAGAGAGTCCAACGCGGAGGTCGTCTGCGCGAGCGAGCGCATCTCGATCCAGTGACCGAGCAGCATGATCACAATCAGGAGCGCCAACTCCCACCAGAAGTCCAGCTCATGATGCAGCAGACCCACGCTCGCGCCCCACGATGCGACGAACGCCACCGTGATCGCAAGGGCGATCAGCAGCATCATCCCGGGCGTGCGGGCCCTCAGCTCACTCACCGCACCGGTGAGGAATGGGGCTCCGCCCCACACGTACATGATGCTGCCGAGAACCGGAGACATCCACCCGACCCACCCGGCGTCGGGCAGCGGGTATCCGAGCAGCATCGAGAACATCGTCGAGAACCCGACGACAGGGAACGCGAGGACCAGCATGATCCAGAACAGGCGTCGGAATCGCCCTACATGATCACCGTGCCCCGCGTGCCCTGAATGCCCCGCGTGCTCTGAATGCCCCGCGTGCTCTCCGTGGCTGGTGTGGCCACCGTGTTCATCATTGTCGATGTGCGCGTCCATGAGTGCAGAATACCCCCTGGGGGTATTCAACGCGATCGGTCATGCTGTATTCCCCGCCGAGGCGCTCTGCCCGTTGCCCGTCGCGCGGATGGAAAAGGCGGCACCCCCCGAGGAGATGCCGCCCTTTCGCTCGAGATGAGCTGTCAGAGTTCGACCGCAGCGGCGACGCCGAGGTCTTCGTCGTAGTCGTTGTCCTTGGTCTCCTTCGAGAGGAACAGCGCGATGAAGGTGAGCACTCCCATCGCCGACAGATAGAGCCCGACGAGCCAGGGCGCGCCGTCACCGAGCTCCCACAGCCACAGCGCGACGATGGGAGCGAGGGCGGCGCCGAGGATCGACGACACGTTGTACGAGATCGCGGACCCGGTGTAGCGCACGTTCGTGGGGAAGAGCTCGGGCAGCAGCGCGCCCATCGGACCGAACGTCGCTCCCATCAGCATGAAGCCGAACACGAGGAACGCCTGGGCGAGCGCTCCTGTGAACTTGGGGTCGACCGCGGGCAGCAGGAAGGCGTTGAAGGTGAGACCGAACACGATGATGAGTCCGGTGACCCACATCAGCAGCCTGCGGCGCCCGATCTTGTCGGCGATGGGGCCGGAGAGCAGCGTGAAGACACCGAAGAACACCACGCCGATGATCTGCATGAGCACGAAGTCGGTGTAGCCGAATCCGAGGCCCGGGTAGAACTGAGACGCGAAGGCGGCGGCGTCGAAGTCCTTGCCGGTCGCTTCGGCGGCGGCCCGCGCTGCGGCCGACGCGGTCTCGAGCGATGCGGGCTTGGTGCCGTAGGCGAGGGTGAAGTTCGTCATCAGGTAGAACAGCACGTAGGTCGCCAGCATGATGAACGTGCCGAGGATCAGCTGCCGCCAGTGGTGGCGGAAGACGGTGGCGAGCGGCAGCTTGCGGATCGCGCCCTTCTTCTCGGCCTTGGTGAAGGTCTCGGACTCGACGAGCTTCAGGCGCACCCACAGGCCGATGATGACCATCACGGCGGAGAACAGGAACGGGATGCGCCATCCCCACGACAGGAACGCCTCGGACTTGAGCGCCGGGTTCTCGGAGTGCGGCAGCAGCCAGTTGATCGTGAGGAACAGCAGGTTCGCGATGATGAAGCCGAGCGGCGCTCCCAGCTGGGGGAACGTGCCGTACCAGGCGCGCTTGCCCTTCGGGGCGTTCTCGGTGGCGACCAGTGCGGCACCCGACCACTCACCGCCGAGGGCGAAGCCCTGCGCGAGGCGCAGGATCAGCAGGAGCAGTGCCGCCCACCAGCCGATCTGCTGGAAGGTGGGGAGCAGGCCGATGACGAACGTCGCGATGCCCATCGTGAGCAGCGAGGCGACGAGCGTCGCCTTGCGACCGAACTTGTCGCCGAAGTGGCCGAAGATCACCGCACCGATCGGACGGGCGATCATCGCGGCGCCGAAGACGGCGAACGACGACAGCAGCGAGGTGGTGTCGTTCCCGGTGGGGAAGAACAGCACCGGGAAGACGAGCACGGCCGCCGTCGCGTACGCGTAGAAGTCGTAGAACTCGATCGTCGTGCCGACGAGGCTCGCCGTGATGACGCGCGAACGCGGATTCGCGGGCGCTGTGGTCGTACTCATGCTGCTCCTTAGATCCGAGTGCGCTGGTATACCAGGGCACCGAGAGATCCTACGCCTTCCTGAACGTTTGCTGGGTGCGTATGACATCCCGTCGCCGCGCGTGCGTAGAGTCGAACGCGGATGCCGATGCCCACGGGAGACGAGAAGATCGTGACGACGAGACTGCTGCTGATCGCCGACACCCATGTGCCCGCCCGCGCGAAGAGACTGCCCGACGCCGTGCTGTCGGCGGTCGAGGAGGCCGACATCGTCGTGCACGCGGGCGACTGGATCGACGTCGCGACTCTGGATCTGCTCGAATCACGAGCACGGCGACTCGTGGGCGTTCACGGGAACAACGACGGCCCGGCGCTGCGCGAGCGGCTGCCCGAGATCGCCCGGCTGACGGTCGAGGGCGTCGAGATATCCGTGGTGCACGAGACCGGGCAGAAGCAGCGGCGCGAGGAGCGGATGGACGCCGCCTTTCCCGGCACGGATCTGCTCGTCTTCGGGCACTCGCACATCCCGTGGGACACGGTGGCCCCGTCGGGCATGCGTCTGCTGAACCCGGGGTCGCCGACCGATCGCCGCCGTCAGCCCGTCTGCACGATGATGACGGTCGTGATCGACGGCGGGCGGATCGACGCCACGCTGGTGCCGATCGCGTGAGCGGCCACCCTGAGGCTCCTTCCGTCTACCGCGCCCCGATGCGCTCA
Protein-coding regions in this window:
- a CDS encoding heavy metal translocating P-type ATPase produces the protein MDAHIDNDEHGGHTSHGEHAGHSEHAGHSGHAGHGDHVGRFRRLFWIMLVLAFPVVGFSTMFSMLLGYPLPDAGWVGWMSPVLGSIMYVWGGAPFLTGAVSELRARTPGMMLLIALAITVAFVASWGASVGLLHHELDFWWELALLIVIMLLGHWIEMRSLAQTTSALDSLAALLPDEAERIEGDTTVTVAPSDLQVGDVVVVRPGGRIPADGQIVQGSASIDESMITGESRPVRRSDGDQVIAGTVATDSGVRVEITAIGEDTALAGIRKLVTEAQSSSSRAQRLADRAAGWLFWFALGAAAITAIVWTAVGMPDAAVIRTITVLVIACPHALGLAIPLVVSIATERAARGGVLIKDRLALESMRTIDTVLFDKTGTLTKGAPAVTAIDPAPGTDADRLLASAAAAEVDSEHPLARAIVNAAKEKTSAVPASSDFESSPAVGVRARVDGRLVQVGGPYLLEQEHAQELPVADEWRREGAIILHVLVDGQVAGALRLADEIRPESRPAVDALHARGVQVVMITGDADAVAASVAGELGIDRYFAGVRPEDKSSKVKELQNEGRKVAMVGDGVNDAPALAQADVGIAIGAGTDVAIASAGVILASDDPRSVLSVIELSRASYRKMTQNLWWAAGYNLLSVPLAAGVLAPIGFILPMSVGAVLMSLSTIVVALNAQVLRRLDLRPDAVSAGTTLSTRP
- a CDS encoding MFS transporter is translated as MSTTTAPANPRSRVITASLVGTTIEFYDFYAYATAAVLVFPVLFFPTGNDTTSLLSSFAVFGAAMIARPIGAVIFGHFGDKFGRKATLVASLLTMGIATFVIGLLPTFQQIGWWAALLLLILRLAQGFALGGEWSGAALVATENAPKGKRAWYGTFPQLGAPLGFIIANLLFLTINWLLPHSENPALKSEAFLSWGWRIPFLFSAVMVIIGLWVRLKLVESETFTKAEKKGAIRKLPLATVFRHHWRQLILGTFIMLATYVLFYLMTNFTLAYGTKPASLETASAAARAAAEATGKDFDAAAFASQFYPGLGFGYTDFVLMQIIGVVFFGVFTLLSGPIADKIGRRRLLMWVTGLIIVFGLTFNAFLLPAVDPKFTGALAQAFLVFGFMLMGATFGPMGALLPELFPTNVRYTGSAISYNVSSILGAALAPIVALWLWELGDGAPWLVGLYLSAMGVLTFIALFLSKETKDNDYDEDLGVAAAVEL
- a CDS encoding metallophosphoesterase family protein, encoding MTTRLLLIADTHVPARAKRLPDAVLSAVEEADIVVHAGDWIDVATLDLLESRARRLVGVHGNNDGPALRERLPEIARLTVEGVEISVVHETGQKQRREERMDAAFPGTDLLVFGHSHIPWDTVAPSGMRLLNPGSPTDRRRQPVCTMMTVVIDGGRIDATLVPIA